A DNA window from Streptomyces bacillaris contains the following coding sequences:
- a CDS encoding DUF4383 domain-containing protein — MKLRDELPVDHHLASVYRAGAALCGCILLVFGSLGFADALTPFSTSGDRIAGMTTNAALSTVSVVVGLALLVGAGVGGNFASTLNLTVGALFLVSGFYHLFVLDRQANFLDFGMTNVMFSFVMGLLILTFGMYGRVSSKLSHENPYWRRRHPREAAREAILRRRLSIASPTAPVVRPQLQPGPDREHPPVSPSDPDAVPG; from the coding sequence ATGAAGCTCAGGGACGAACTCCCCGTAGATCACCACCTGGCCAGTGTGTACCGCGCCGGTGCGGCTCTGTGCGGATGCATTCTGCTCGTCTTCGGGTCCCTGGGCTTCGCCGATGCTCTGACTCCCTTCAGCACGTCGGGGGACCGGATCGCAGGCATGACGACCAACGCGGCTCTCAGCACGGTCTCCGTGGTCGTCGGTCTGGCCCTGCTCGTAGGCGCTGGGGTGGGAGGGAACTTCGCCTCGACATTGAACCTGACAGTAGGGGCGCTCTTCCTAGTGAGCGGCTTCTACCATCTGTTCGTTCTGGACAGGCAGGCCAACTTCCTCGACTTCGGGATGACGAACGTCATGTTCAGCTTCGTCATGGGCCTGCTGATTCTGACGTTCGGTATGTACGGTCGGGTCTCCAGCAAGCTGTCGCACGAAAATCCCTACTGGCGAAGGCGCCACCCCCGCGAGGCGGCTCGCGAGGCAATCCTCAGGCGACGGCTCTCCATCGCCTCGCCCACCGCCCCGGTGGTGCGGCCCCAGCTGCAACCCGGCCCGGACCGTGAGCATCCGCCGGTGAGTCCGAGTGACCCGGACGCAGTCCCGGGGTGA
- a CDS encoding anti-sigma factor, which yields MQHTDLDQLAMLALGDVPPPSVAAHVADCAECSAELTDLRRMLDMGRSASTPPELLEPPPEVWAGICAELELPSQAEGVPSDDGGDRSYADPPSTRPNDPTRQSERPVGKRAPRWRSAFGLAAAAALLGAAAGSGITWWAVDREQPPTLAGTSQALEPLVPSALGSARTGDLSGQRSLDIKVEGLPKTSGYFEVWLMDRSHRKLISMGVLGADGHAVLPVPENVDLTEYSIVDVSVQEFNGSPEHSGNSVVRGAFAAT from the coding sequence GTGCAGCACACTGATCTCGATCAGTTGGCGATGCTCGCCCTGGGCGATGTACCGCCGCCGTCCGTCGCGGCGCACGTGGCCGACTGCGCGGAGTGCTCGGCGGAACTGACCGATCTGCGGCGGATGCTCGACATGGGGCGTTCGGCGTCCACGCCACCGGAACTGCTGGAGCCGCCGCCGGAGGTGTGGGCGGGCATCTGCGCGGAACTGGAGTTGCCGTCCCAGGCTGAAGGTGTCCCCTCCGACGACGGGGGCGATCGGAGCTACGCCGACCCGCCGAGCACCCGGCCCAACGATCCGACTCGGCAATCGGAGCGCCCGGTGGGCAAGCGCGCGCCACGGTGGCGGTCCGCATTCGGCCTTGCGGCCGCAGCCGCGCTCCTCGGTGCTGCGGCGGGCAGCGGCATCACCTGGTGGGCGGTGGACCGCGAGCAGCCCCCCACCCTCGCCGGCACGAGCCAGGCCCTCGAACCCTTGGTGCCCAGCGCACTCGGGTCCGCGCGGACGGGGGATCTGTCGGGGCAGCGCTCGCTCGACATCAAGGTCGAGGGTCTCCCGAAGACCTCGGGGTACTTCGAGGTCTGGCTCATGGATCGCAGTCACAGGAAACTCATCTCGATGGGCGTCCTCGGTGCTGACGGTCACGCCGTCCTGCCCGTTCCCGAGAACGTCGATCTGACGGAGTACTCGATCGTGGACGTCTCCGTCCAGGAGTTCAACGGCAGTCCCGAGCACTCGGGTAACAGCGTGGTACGCGGAGCCTTCGCCGCCACCTGA
- a CDS encoding lipocalin family protein — MSDSPLLRRAAAVAVCSVLTLAGTAATGASAAELQQVSRVDLGRYAGTWYQIAAVPQLFEVQCKKNVRAQYRPKSDGSVGVRNTCTTWWGSTSEVNGAARALDASNTRLNVSFVPRPGGGFVHSGDANYVVVGLAADYSWAAVTNDERSAGFLLSRAPSLGSGESAAAVAAFTDAGVDPCGLRLTRQDGGVTRTASLCS, encoded by the coding sequence GTGTCCGATTCACCTCTGCTCCGACGCGCAGCCGCTGTCGCTGTCTGCTCCGTCCTGACACTGGCCGGCACCGCCGCTACCGGCGCGAGTGCCGCCGAACTGCAGCAGGTCAGCCGGGTCGATCTGGGCAGGTACGCCGGTACCTGGTATCAAATTGCCGCAGTACCACAGCTGTTCGAGGTCCAGTGCAAGAAGAACGTGCGGGCTCAGTACCGCCCGAAGTCCGACGGGAGCGTCGGCGTCCGCAACACCTGTACCACGTGGTGGGGATCAACCAGTGAGGTGAACGGTGCGGCACGCGCGCTGGACGCCTCGAACACACGCCTGAACGTCTCCTTCGTTCCGCGGCCCGGCGGAGGTTTCGTGCACAGCGGGGACGCCAACTATGTCGTGGTGGGGCTGGCCGCGGACTACTCCTGGGCGGCCGTCACCAACGACGAGCGATCCGCAGGGTTCCTCCTGTCCAGGGCGCCGTCCCTGGGGTCCGGTGAATCAGCCGCCGCGGTGGCCGCGTTCACCGACGCGGGCGTCGACCCGTGCGGTCTTCGTCTCACGCGCCAGGACGGCGGAGTCACGCGGACCGCTTCGCTCTGCAGCTGA
- a CDS encoding class F sortase has product MKHRQPRARWGSFVAALTVLLGLVVYAGLRLTEDVGPEDFGAPLEPRPTTTSLAPSGPPARPSAPGAESSSSPSGAVQPSPALLVIPRLGVEAPIDAVGVAADGATEVPQDARRVGWYRFGPAPGAAEGSSVIVGHVDSKSQGLGVLAELRHVGRNDRVEVRGEDGASRVYRITSRETVPKQELADSGVFRRNGPHVLSMITCTGPYHKDRGGYQDNLVVTAVPESS; this is encoded by the coding sequence ATGAAGCATCGCCAGCCCCGCGCACGATGGGGGTCTTTCGTCGCTGCCCTCACGGTCCTGCTGGGCCTCGTCGTCTACGCGGGGTTGCGCCTCACCGAGGATGTGGGTCCCGAGGACTTCGGAGCCCCGCTCGAACCCCGGCCCACGACGACGAGCCTCGCGCCGTCCGGCCCTCCTGCACGCCCTTCCGCGCCGGGTGCCGAATCGTCTTCGAGCCCCTCGGGAGCGGTGCAACCATCGCCGGCCTTGTTGGTGATCCCCCGGCTAGGTGTGGAGGCTCCCATCGACGCGGTCGGAGTGGCAGCCGACGGCGCGACCGAGGTCCCCCAGGACGCACGCCGGGTCGGCTGGTATCGCTTCGGTCCTGCTCCCGGGGCCGCAGAGGGGTCGTCGGTGATCGTCGGCCACGTCGACTCGAAGTCCCAGGGGCTGGGCGTGCTGGCCGAACTCAGGCATGTCGGACGGAACGATCGTGTGGAGGTGCGCGGCGAGGACGGTGCGAGTCGGGTCTACCGGATCACGTCCCGCGAAACCGTGCCGAAGCAAGAGCTCGCCGATTCCGGGGTGTTCCGTCGGAACGGCCCGCACGTTCTGAGCATGATCACCTGCACCGGGCCGTACCACAAGGACAGAGGCGGATACCAGGACAACCTCGTGGTCACCGCCGTGCCGGAATCGAGCTGA
- a CDS encoding sigma-70 family RNA polymerase sigma factor yields the protein MQTTDDDIAKGFALGDEACLAAAYRRWGSLVYSAASRALGDSEEAKDVAQQVFIGAWRGRAGFQPERGTLAGWLMGITRSKIADALDQRSRRRRDLQAVSAAKVEETLADEATPNRVVDQLMVREFLAQLSDSQRQVLEMTFFDDLTQAQIAERTGLPLGTVKTHARRGLIALKRRMEEVEGAAH from the coding sequence GTGCAGACAACGGATGATGACATCGCCAAGGGGTTCGCCCTGGGCGATGAAGCATGTCTTGCCGCCGCCTATCGCCGATGGGGCTCCCTCGTCTATAGCGCTGCCAGCCGTGCTCTAGGAGATTCGGAGGAGGCCAAGGACGTAGCGCAACAGGTCTTCATCGGTGCCTGGCGAGGGCGAGCCGGCTTTCAGCCCGAGCGAGGAACGCTGGCCGGTTGGCTGATGGGCATCACGCGTTCCAAGATCGCCGATGCACTGGACCAGCGTTCTCGGCGTCGACGTGATCTGCAGGCGGTGTCCGCCGCCAAGGTCGAGGAGACACTGGCCGACGAGGCAACGCCGAACCGGGTCGTGGACCAGCTCATGGTCAGGGAGTTCCTTGCGCAACTGTCGGATTCCCAGCGGCAGGTGCTGGAGATGACGTTCTTCGACGATCTCACTCAGGCGCAGATCGCGGAACGTACCGGGCTGCCGCTGGGCACGGTGAAAACGCACGCACGACGTGGGCTCATCGCGCTGAAGCGCAGGATGGAGGAGGTGGAAGGTGCAGCACACTGA
- a CDS encoding nucleotide disphospho-sugar-binding domain-containing protein — MLAGALARAGADVQFASAPLFEPLARSASARFFPLTITRNANTGIARSTRQGAREAERLEEFLGSTRDGAVEALLTQSRHRREDMLSDPAEVLAGVRALHARLSPDWYVVDQLSYPVTLALHCLGLRYATFCPGHPTYVPHSPDTLFGVPYAWPRAIRPSEDRIAQLRRAARANDEAFTDRFAEVIRTHAPSVEAPRRAFALASRHAVLFNYPPFEWLPKHPRSNTRFLYGGHCVPAQEPSPGAEWEGVVSRLRKTHSRLVLVALGTFLSARDDVLATVVRGLLREVPEAAVVVAAGDRAPSLAHLSAPNVYVADTIPQRWLLERADGMVHHGGNNSFTECVASGTPALVLPFSSDQFAIAHDAERAELAICLDPSRLGPREAGAAIRRLLAESPAGLSRWTRRVGLRGPDWMATRLMRTMEGATAGC; from the coding sequence GTGTTGGCGGGCGCGCTCGCCCGTGCCGGTGCCGATGTACAGTTCGCCAGCGCGCCCCTCTTCGAGCCGCTGGCCCGTTCGGCAAGCGCCCGATTCTTCCCGCTGACCATCACCCGGAACGCCAATACGGGTATCGCCCGCAGCACCCGCCAGGGGGCGCGGGAGGCAGAGCGTCTGGAGGAGTTCCTCGGTTCGACCCGCGACGGCGCCGTCGAGGCTCTGCTCACGCAGTCCCGACACCGCCGGGAGGACATGCTTTCGGACCCTGCTGAGGTGCTGGCCGGAGTACGGGCACTGCACGCTCGTCTTTCACCGGACTGGTACGTGGTGGACCAGCTGAGCTACCCGGTCACCCTGGCGCTCCACTGCCTCGGCCTGCGCTACGCCACGTTCTGTCCGGGGCACCCGACCTACGTGCCCCACTCGCCGGACACGCTGTTCGGAGTGCCGTACGCCTGGCCCCGCGCGATCCGGCCCTCCGAGGACCGTATCGCCCAACTGCGCCGAGCGGCGCGGGCGAACGACGAGGCCTTCACCGATCGGTTCGCGGAGGTGATCCGTACGCACGCACCCTCGGTGGAAGCACCCCGTCGGGCCTTCGCACTCGCGTCCCGGCATGCGGTGCTGTTCAACTACCCGCCGTTCGAGTGGCTTCCCAAGCACCCGCGGAGCAACACACGCTTCCTGTACGGGGGGCATTGCGTACCGGCCCAGGAGCCGAGCCCGGGCGCGGAGTGGGAAGGCGTCGTGAGCAGGCTGAGGAAGACGCACAGCCGCTTGGTGCTCGTGGCTCTCGGCACGTTCCTGTCGGCTCGCGACGACGTGCTGGCCACGGTCGTACGCGGCCTGCTCCGGGAGGTCCCGGAGGCCGCGGTCGTGGTCGCCGCGGGCGATCGTGCACCGTCCCTTGCCCATCTTTCGGCCCCGAATGTGTACGTCGCGGACACGATCCCTCAGCGGTGGCTGCTGGAACGGGCCGACGGCATGGTTCATCACGGTGGGAACAACTCCTTCACGGAGTGTGTGGCCTCCGGCACTCCGGCGCTCGTCCTGCCGTTCTCCAGCGATCAGTTCGCGATCGCCCATGACGCTGAGAGGGCGGAGCTGGCGATCTGCCTCGACCCCTCCCGGCTGGGTCCGCGCGAGGCGGGCGCCGCGATACGGAGACTGCTGGCGGAGTCTCCGGCCGGTCTGTCGCGCTGGACCCGGAGAGTAGGACTGCGTGGCCCCGACTGGATGGCCACCCGGCTGATGCGGACCATGGAGGGTGCGACGGCGGGTTGCTGA
- a CDS encoding DUF4397 domain-containing protein, with product MTSRPVAAALALATATVIGAAAAAPVVAAPAAASDSQATVSVFHAVPGLKVDVYANGKELLPDFEPGTLTDPLKLDAGSYDIKVFKDGEGPGGTPAIEKKVDVPAGADATLVAHLTADGEPALNAFVNDVSKVPAGKARLTVRHVAAAPAVDVRAGGSPVFTGLKNPQEVKGEVDAGVVKADVTLAGTDTVAIGPADLDLAEGTNTVVYAWGSAGDKNLALKTQTFKDLHSAPHGVPAGETGEGAVNSTGLPGWTFALGGLALVGAALGGRRLFASQH from the coding sequence ATGACTTCTCGGCCCGTCGCCGCAGCACTCGCCCTGGCCACCGCCACGGTCATCGGAGCAGCCGCGGCCGCCCCCGTGGTCGCGGCACCTGCCGCCGCCTCGGACAGCCAGGCCACCGTCTCGGTCTTCCACGCCGTGCCCGGCCTGAAGGTCGACGTCTACGCCAACGGCAAGGAACTGCTTCCCGACTTCGAGCCCGGGACCCTGACCGACCCACTCAAACTCGACGCAGGCAGCTACGACATCAAGGTCTTCAAGGACGGCGAGGGCCCTGGCGGCACGCCCGCCATCGAGAAGAAGGTCGATGTCCCGGCCGGGGCCGACGCCACGCTCGTCGCCCACCTGACCGCCGACGGCGAACCGGCCCTCAACGCCTTCGTCAACGATGTGTCCAAGGTTCCGGCCGGTAAGGCGCGGCTGACGGTCCGCCACGTCGCCGCCGCTCCGGCCGTCGACGTGAGGGCCGGAGGTTCCCCGGTCTTCACGGGGCTGAAGAACCCCCAGGAGGTCAAGGGAGAGGTCGACGCCGGCGTCGTCAAGGCCGACGTGACACTGGCGGGCACCGACACGGTGGCCATCGGGCCCGCCGATCTCGACCTGGCAGAGGGGACCAACACCGTCGTCTACGCCTGGGGCAGCGCCGGCGACAAGAACCTCGCGCTCAAGACGCAGACGTTCAAGGACCTGCACTCCGCCCCGCACGGAGTCCCCGCAGGTGAGACGGGCGAGGGCGCGGTGAACTCCACCGGACTCCCCGGCTGGACCTTCGCGCTCGGCGGCCTCGCCCTCGTCGGTGCGGCCCTCGGCGGACGTCGGCTGTTCGCCTCGCAGCACTGA
- a CDS encoding L-serine ammonia-lyase, with amino-acid sequence MAISVFDLFSVGIGPSSSHTVGPMRAARMFARRLKNEGLLAHTTSIRAELYGSLGATGHGHGTPKAVLLGLEGESPQTVDVETADARVEAIRSTGRINLLGMHEIAFDFDEDLILHRRKALPYHANGMTIFAYDTEGAPVLEKTYYSVGGGFVVDEDAVAGENPIVPDDTVLRHPFRTGDELLRLARETGLSISQMMLENELAWRTEAEIRAGLLDIWRVMQACVSRGMSREGILPGGLKVRRRAANSARQLRAEGDPQAHAMEWITLYAMAVNEENAAGGRVVTAPTNGAAGIIPAVLHYYMNFASHGCTEAEKEDSVVRFLLAAGAIGLLFKENASISGAEVGCQGEVGSACSMAAGALAEVLGGSPEQVENAAEIGMEHNLGLTCDPVGGLVQIPCIERNGMAAVKAVTAAKMALRGDGSHKVSLDKVIKTMKETGADMSVKYKETARGGLAVNIIEC; translated from the coding sequence GTGGCCATCTCGGTCTTCGACCTCTTCTCGGTCGGCATCGGCCCGTCCAGCTCCCACACGGTGGGCCCGATGCGGGCCGCCCGGATGTTCGCGCGCCGCCTGAAGAACGAGGGGCTGCTCGCGCACACCACCTCGATACGCGCCGAGCTGTACGGCTCCCTCGGCGCGACCGGCCACGGCCACGGCACCCCGAAGGCGGTCCTGCTCGGCCTGGAGGGCGAGTCCCCGCAGACGGTCGACGTGGAGACGGCGGACGCCCGGGTCGAGGCGATCCGCTCCACGGGCCGGATCAACCTGCTCGGCATGCACGAGATCGCCTTCGACTTCGACGAGGACCTGATCCTGCACCGCCGCAAGGCGCTCCCGTACCACGCCAACGGGATGACGATCTTCGCGTACGACACCGAGGGCGCCCCGGTCCTGGAGAAGACGTACTACTCGGTCGGCGGCGGCTTCGTGGTGGACGAGGACGCGGTCGCGGGCGAGAACCCGATCGTCCCGGACGACACGGTCCTGCGCCACCCGTTCCGCACGGGCGACGAGCTGTTGCGCCTGGCCCGCGAGACCGGCCTCTCCATCTCGCAGATGATGCTGGAGAACGAGCTGGCCTGGCGCACCGAGGCCGAGATCCGCGCCGGGCTGCTGGACATCTGGCGGGTCATGCAGGCCTGCGTCTCGCGCGGCATGTCCCGCGAGGGCATCCTCCCCGGCGGCCTCAAGGTCCGCCGCCGCGCCGCCAACTCGGCCCGCCAGCTGCGCGCCGAGGGCGACCCGCAGGCCCACGCGATGGAGTGGATCACGCTCTACGCGATGGCGGTCAACGAGGAGAACGCGGCGGGCGGCCGCGTGGTCACCGCCCCCACCAACGGCGCGGCGGGCATCATCCCGGCCGTCCTGCACTACTACATGAACTTCGCCTCCCACGGCTGCACCGAGGCGGAGAAGGAGGACAGCGTCGTCCGCTTCCTCCTCGCCGCCGGCGCCATCGGCCTCCTCTTCAAGGAGAACGCCTCCATCTCCGGCGCCGAGGTCGGCTGCCAGGGCGAGGTCGGCTCGGCCTGCTCCATGGCGGCCGGCGCCCTCGCCGAGGTCCTGGGCGGCTCCCCCGAGCAGGTGGAGAACGCCGCCGAGATCGGCATGGAGCACAACCTGGGCCTGACCTGCGACCCGGTCGGCGGCCTCGTCCAGATCCCGTGCATCGAGCGCAACGGCATGGCGGCGGTGAAGGCGGTGACGGCGGCGAAGATGGCCCTGCGCGGCGACGGCAGCCACAAGGTCTCGCTGGACAAGGTCATCAAGACGATGAAGGAGACGGGCGCCGACATGTCCGTGAAGTACAAGGAGACGGCCCGGGGCGGGCTCGCGGTGAACATCATCGAGTGCTAG
- a CDS encoding RNA polymerase sigma factor translates to MRDSFEDIYTQWYPQVIRWARRRCVDPQDAEDVAQQVFADVWHHSGRYCPRRGGIGPWLYGITAHKAADASSAAARRFEGLRRLMVRPGPKDPDVGAGTVERVHMASSLAGLSNRRREVLFLAYYLDLTQPEVARHLGLPLGTVKSHTRRALRALACLLDERA, encoded by the coding sequence GTGCGAGACTCCTTCGAGGACATCTATACCCAGTGGTACCCGCAGGTGATCCGCTGGGCCAGGCGCCGATGCGTTGATCCCCAGGACGCCGAGGACGTCGCACAGCAGGTGTTTGCCGACGTCTGGCACCACTCCGGTCGGTACTGTCCTCGCCGAGGAGGCATCGGCCCCTGGCTCTACGGCATCACGGCGCACAAGGCGGCGGACGCGTCCTCGGCTGCCGCGCGCAGGTTCGAAGGGTTACGACGCCTGATGGTGAGACCCGGCCCCAAGGACCCTGACGTCGGGGCCGGAACCGTCGAACGAGTGCACATGGCGTCCTCACTGGCGGGGCTCTCGAACCGGCGGCGTGAAGTCCTCTTCCTCGCCTACTACCTGGATCTGACACAGCCGGAAGTCGCACGGCACCTCGGCCTCCCCCTGGGGACGGTCAAGAGCCACACCAGACGGGCGCTCAGGGCCCTCGCCTGCCTCCTGGACGAGCGTGCATGA
- a CDS encoding glycosyltransferase produces the protein MRHAAWRLLAAYGCTHLLPSGSGGRADAYERLLGGVLRDGPPAGVESVGLPPGIIVAQSMLMGHLDRPGEGPSGGLSVLLSSLGDSLAEIPHVAGVLTVVPACRPELEADPALLKRRADGHWILRLPVDSPSHVRPEDMGRHREAMAWWAARLFGLLGRPVDVLHVRYADDGSLALAEAARRAGAGLVFTATPDPHRQITERYDAPGAEPTALRHDLHRVFLADRLIERADLVVGIAQSDGEQPGLNTYFPQLADRAAGGTAGSAPEGIPLYRAPADEARRREELLGRIDAVASAGSSRTPTILLSVGRLHPVKQQDVLTRAWVDSGCHERSILVIVGGGPPADGDPVERAMRERIGEAVSSSPEAGRRLLLLPALSNDEVRMLERALADPARRFRTRYVCPSAKEEFGLALLEAMEAGLLVAGPERGGVPHYLVDGMNGLLLDTSSSRALGGGLRRLLGVGDEEARVMACRARDLVRSTYSSTAMARSLVDYYAAVAGSVGGPAEGRAPDRASRMRVPS, from the coding sequence GTGCGTCACGCGGCCTGGCGGCTGCTCGCGGCCTACGGCTGCACACACCTCCTGCCCAGCGGTTCCGGCGGGCGGGCGGACGCGTACGAGCGGTTGCTCGGGGGAGTCCTGCGCGACGGCCCCCCGGCCGGCGTTGAAAGCGTCGGCCTGCCTCCCGGGATCATTGTCGCCCAGTCCATGCTCATGGGGCATCTGGACCGGCCGGGCGAGGGTCCCAGCGGTGGTCTCAGCGTGCTCCTGAGTTCCTTGGGGGACTCTCTCGCAGAGATTCCGCATGTCGCCGGAGTGCTCACCGTGGTGCCCGCGTGCCGGCCGGAGCTGGAGGCTGACCCGGCCCTGCTGAAGCGTCGCGCAGACGGGCACTGGATCCTCAGACTTCCTGTAGACAGCCCCAGCCATGTGCGTCCCGAGGACATGGGGCGCCACCGCGAGGCGATGGCCTGGTGGGCGGCCAGACTCTTCGGCCTGCTGGGCAGGCCGGTCGACGTGCTCCATGTCCGCTATGCCGACGACGGCTCACTCGCCCTTGCCGAAGCGGCCCGAAGGGCGGGGGCGGGCCTTGTCTTCACCGCAACGCCGGACCCGCACCGCCAGATCACGGAACGGTACGACGCACCTGGAGCGGAACCAACCGCTCTACGCCATGACCTGCACCGGGTGTTTCTCGCGGACCGGCTGATCGAGCGAGCCGATCTCGTCGTCGGGATAGCGCAGAGCGACGGAGAACAGCCCGGACTGAACACGTACTTCCCGCAGTTGGCCGACCGGGCCGCCGGAGGTACGGCAGGGTCGGCGCCGGAGGGCATTCCCCTCTACCGAGCCCCGGCCGACGAGGCCCGTCGCCGGGAGGAGCTGCTCGGCAGGATCGACGCGGTCGCCTCGGCCGGCTCCTCCCGCACACCGACGATCCTGCTCAGCGTCGGGAGGTTGCACCCCGTGAAACAGCAAGACGTCCTGACCAGGGCCTGGGTGGACTCAGGGTGCCACGAGAGGTCGATCCTCGTCATCGTGGGTGGCGGCCCGCCGGCAGACGGGGATCCCGTGGAGCGTGCGATGCGTGAGCGGATCGGTGAGGCCGTCTCCTCCTCACCTGAAGCGGGAAGACGGCTGCTCCTTCTGCCTGCCCTCTCCAACGACGAGGTACGCATGCTGGAGCGTGCCCTCGCGGACCCGGCGAGACGCTTTCGCACCCGGTACGTGTGCCCGAGCGCGAAGGAGGAGTTCGGCCTGGCCCTGCTGGAGGCGATGGAGGCCGGTCTGCTGGTGGCAGGGCCTGAACGTGGGGGCGTTCCGCACTACCTTGTGGACGGGATGAACGGCCTGCTGCTGGACACGTCGAGCTCGCGTGCTCTCGGTGGAGGGCTGCGGCGGTTGCTGGGGGTCGGGGACGAGGAAGCCCGGGTCATGGCCTGCCGCGCGAGGGATCTCGTCCGCTCGACGTACTCCTCGACCGCCATGGCCCGGTCTCTGGTCGACTACTACGCGGCCGTGGCGGGCTCCGTGGGCGGCCCGGCGGAAGGAAGGGCCCCGGACCGCGCCTCGCGCATGCGTGTTCCCTCGTGA
- the glyA gene encoding serine hydroxymethyltransferase has protein sequence MSLLNSSLHELDPDVAAAVDAELHRQQSTLEMIASENFAPVAVMEAQGSVLTNKYAEGYPGRRYYGGCEHVDVVEQIAIDRIKALFGAEAANVQPHSGAQANAAAMFALLKPGDTIMGLNLAHGGHLTHGMKINFSGKLYNVVPYHVDESGLVDMEEVERLAKESQPKLIVAGWSAYPRQLDFAAFRRIADEVGAYLMVDMAHFAGLVAAGLHPNPVPHAHVVTTTTHKTLGGPRGGVILSTQELAKKINSAVFPGQQGGPLEHVIAAKAVSFKIAAGEEFKERQQRTLDGARILAERLVQPDVTEVGVSVLSGGTDVHLVLVDLRNSELDGQQAEDRLHELGITVNRNAIPNDPRPPMVTSGLRIGTPALATRGFGAEDFAEVAEIIASALKPSYDADDLKARVAALAEKFPLYPGLK, from the coding sequence ATGTCGCTTCTGAACTCCTCCCTCCACGAGCTGGACCCGGACGTCGCCGCCGCCGTCGACGCCGAGCTCCACCGTCAGCAGTCCACCCTCGAAATGATCGCCTCGGAGAACTTCGCTCCGGTCGCGGTCATGGAGGCGCAGGGCTCCGTCCTCACCAACAAGTACGCCGAGGGCTACCCGGGCCGCCGCTACTACGGTGGCTGTGAGCACGTCGACGTGGTCGAGCAGATCGCGATCGACCGGATCAAGGCCCTGTTCGGCGCCGAGGCAGCCAACGTCCAGCCGCACTCCGGTGCGCAGGCGAACGCCGCCGCGATGTTCGCGCTGCTGAAGCCGGGCGACACGATCATGGGCCTGAACCTGGCCCACGGCGGTCACCTGACCCACGGCATGAAGATCAACTTCTCCGGCAAGCTCTACAACGTGGTCCCGTACCACGTCGACGAGAGCGGCCTGGTGGACATGGAGGAGGTCGAGCGCCTCGCCAAGGAGTCCCAGCCGAAGCTGATCGTCGCCGGCTGGTCCGCCTACCCGCGCCAGCTGGACTTCGCCGCCTTCCGCCGGATCGCGGACGAGGTCGGCGCGTACCTCATGGTCGACATGGCCCACTTCGCGGGCCTGGTCGCGGCCGGGCTGCACCCCAACCCGGTGCCGCACGCCCACGTCGTCACCACCACCACGCACAAGACCCTCGGCGGTCCGCGCGGCGGCGTGATCCTCTCCACCCAGGAGCTGGCCAAGAAGATCAACTCGGCGGTCTTCCCGGGCCAGCAGGGCGGTCCGCTGGAGCACGTGATCGCGGCCAAGGCGGTCTCGTTCAAGATCGCGGCGGGCGAGGAGTTCAAGGAGCGCCAGCAGCGCACCCTGGACGGCGCGCGCATCCTGGCCGAGCGCCTGGTCCAGCCGGACGTCACCGAGGTGGGCGTCTCCGTCCTCTCCGGCGGCACCGACGTGCACCTGGTCCTGGTCGACCTGCGCAACTCCGAGCTGGACGGCCAGCAGGCCGAGGACCGGCTCCACGAGCTGGGCATCACGGTCAACCGGAACGCCATCCCGAACGACCCGCGCCCCCCGATGGTCACCTCGGGCCTGCGGATCGGCACCCCGGCGCTCGCCACCCGCGGCTTCGGCGCCGAGGACTTCGCGGAGGTCGCGGAGATCATCGCCTCCGCCCTCAAGCCGTCGTACGACGCGGACGACCTCAAGGCCCGCGTCGCCGCGCTGGCCGAGAAGTTCCCGCTGTACCCCGGCCTGAAGTAG